Proteins encoded in a region of the Chelonoidis abingdonii isolate Lonesome George chromosome 2, CheloAbing_2.0, whole genome shotgun sequence genome:
- the PBDC1 gene encoding protein PBDC1, protein MAAAGGGVGALGAGEALAAAHALSLPAEAYGNDPNIEMIWAMKAYQHAEVYFNLISSVDPKFLKLTKVDDQIYAEFRKSFGDLRIDVLDPEELKSESAKAKWRPFCMQFDGVVEDFNYGTLLRLDCTKDYTEENTIFVTRIQFFAIETARNREGYNDAVYSHAMETKSVAAERGISA, encoded by the exons ATGGCCGCTGCTGGGGGCGGCGTGGGAGCCCTG GGAGCTGGTGAAGCGCTGGCAGCAGCCCATGCGTTGTCCCTGCCGGCTGAAGCCTATGGCAATGAT CCCAATATTGAAATGATCTGGGCCATGAAAGCATATCAGCATGCTGAAGTCTATTTTAAT CTTATTTCTTCTGTTGACCCTAAGTTCCTGAAACTTACAAAAGTCGATGACCAGATCTATGCTGAGTTTAGGAAAAGCTTTGGTGACCTCAGGATCGATGTGCTTGACCCAGAGGAGCTCAAATCGGAATCAGCCAAAGCG AAATGGCGCCCCTTCTGTATGCAGTTTGATGGGGTAGTTGAAGACTTCAACTATGGCACCTTGCTCCGTCTGGACTGTACTAAGGACTACACGGAAGAGAACACAATATTTG tCACCAGGATCCAGTTCTTTGCTATTGAAACAGCTCGTAACAGAGAGGGGTATAATGATGCTGTTTACAGCCATGCCATGGAAACAAAGTCtgttgctgcagagagaggaataTCTGCATGA
- the NPM2 gene encoding nucleoplasmin-2, with product MALNSSANSNSKSEKPVSLIWGCELNHEKQTYTFKIPDEWKYEQQLALRTICLGEKAKDEFNVVEIVPSEDSQDTAPVPLATLKPSVLPMATMVGVELTPPVTFRLRAGSGPVYITGQHITCKRTKRVVPDLSWDEEEEEEEEVAEEEESQEDSPPKAIKHPASNKRGSIAKKKKMEKEEENSVPSDDDVIPSKGKGAGRGRKPAVKK from the exons ATGGCTCTTAACAGTAGTGCCAACAGCAACAGTAAATCTGAGAAGCCAGTGTCTCTAATCTGGG GATGTGAACTAAACCATGAGAAACAAACCTATACATTCAAGATCCCAGATGAGTGGAAGTATGAGCAGCAGCTGGCCCTGCGGACA ATCTGCCTAGGAGAAAAAGCCAAAGATGAGTTCAATGTTGTGGAGATTGTACCCTCCGAAGACAGCCAGGATACCGCACCTGTGCCCCTAGCAACTCTGAAACCTTCAGTACTGCCAATG GCCACCATGGTAGGGGTTGAGCTGACTCCTCCTGTCACCTTCAGGTTGAGAGCTGGCTCTGGCCCAGTCTACATCACTGGACAACACATTACATGTAAGCGAACAAAGCGAG TGGTACCGGATCTCTcctgggatgaggaggaggaggaagaggaggaggtggctgaggAAGAAGAATCTCAGGAGGATTCTCCCCCCAAAGCCATCAAGCATCCAGCTTCCAACAAGCGGGGTAGCATTGCCAAG AAGAAGAAgatggagaaagaggaagagaa CAGTGTTCCTTCTGATGATGATGTCATTCCCAGCAAG GGAAAAGGAGCTGGCAGAGGGAGAAAGCCAGCAGTGAAGAAATAG
- the LOC116836886 gene encoding cytohesin-2-like, whose amino-acid sequence MIRTSKGSAVPADQPHAPPKPGLCPPPFKGFIITRTVNPFPGLLPDLPSANSAPPPHTHTLNFPQHHLSNLPPHRSSPGGGRVKTWKRRWFILTDNCLYYFEYTTDKEPRGIIPLENLSIREVEDPRKPNCFELYIPNNKGQLIKACKTEADGRVVEGNHMVYRISAPTQEEKDEWIKSIKAAVSVDPFYEMLAARKKRISVKKKQEQA is encoded by the exons ATGATCCGTACTTCCAAGGGCTCTGCAGTCCCTGCAGATCAGCCCCATGCACCCCCAAAACCAGGATTATGTCCCCCTCCTTTCAAGGGCTTCATAATCACCAGGACTGTAAATCCATTCCCAGGGCTTCTCCCTGACTTGCCATCTGCTAactctgcccccccgccccacacacacactttaaactTCCCCCAACACCACCTCTCAAACCTCCCGCCNCACCGTTCCTCCCCAGGAG GCGGGCGCGTGAAAACGTGGAAAAGACGCTGGTTCATTCTGACTGACAACTGTCTGTACTACTTCGAGTACACCACG GACAAGGAGCCGCGGGGGATCATCCCACTGGAGAACCTGAGCATCCGGGAGGTGGAGGATCCCCGCAAGCCG aactGTTTTGAGCTGTATATTCCCAACAATAAGGGCCAGCTGATCAAGGCCTGCAAGACGGAGGCCGATGGGCGAGTAGTGGAAGGGAACCACATGGTCTATCGCATCTCGGCCCCCACGCAGGAGGAGAAGGACGAGTGGATCAAATCCATCAA gGCTGCCGTCAGCGTGGACCCCTTCTACGAGATGCTGGCCGCCCGCAAGAAGCGCATCTCGGTCAAGAAGAAACAGGAGCAGGCGTGA